A genomic stretch from Setaria viridis chromosome 1, Setaria_viridis_v4.0, whole genome shotgun sequence includes:
- the LOC117857316 gene encoding probable serine/threonine-protein kinase At1g01540 isoform X1, giving the protein MSDSELSQSTVVFGLRMWVLVGIGVGAAFVLLLVLISVLCLLAFRRRRRQRPANAAQQLPTTAPPKDSANVKAPKDIQEVPSHVTATAAAPAKTQLAQVLQLPTPQVSEQIVTGKERRITYPEQQQHPSHRSEGPSPHGSDERRGGRGGAADHAPPAVPEVSHLGWGHWYTLKELETATGMFSDENVIGEGGYGIVYHGVLENGTQVAVKNLLNNRGQAEKEFKVEVEAIGRVRHKNLVRLLGYCAEGNQRMLVYEYVDNGNLEQWLHGDVGPVSPLTWENRMKIILGTAKGLMYLHEELEPKVVHRDVKSSNILLDKHWNAKLSDFGLAKLLGSERSYVTTRVMGTFGLASMHCTFKLLAEAGSDGWVLIFFNNYRYVAPEYAGTGMLNETSDIYSFGILIMEIISGRVPVDYNRPPGEVNLVDWLKTMVSSRNSDGVVDPKIPKKPTSRSVKKALLVALRCVDPDASKRPRIGHVIHMLEVDDFPYREDRRGNRAPGQARAPEKPAVGSGDHETDSSANGATQAEPFRWRNPDA; this is encoded by the exons ATGTCGGACTCGGAGCTGTCCCAGAGCACGGTGGTGTTCGGGCTCCGCATGTGGGTGCTCGTCGGcatcggcgtcggcgccgccttCGTGCTCCTGCTCGTCCTCATCTCCGTCCTCTGCCTCCtcgccttccgccgccgccggcggcagcggccggccaACGCCGCCCAGCAGCTCCCCACCACGGCCCCTCCCAAGGATTCCGCGAATGTCAAGGCGCCCAAGGACATCCAAGAAGTCCCCTCCCAcgtcaccgccaccgccgccgccccggcgaaGACGCAGCTCGCGCAGGTGCTCCAGCTCCCCACGCCACAGGTCTCCGAGCAGATCGTGACAGGCAAGGAACGCCGCATCACGTAcccggagcagcagcagcaccccaGCCACCGGAGCGAGGGGCCTTCGCCGCACGGCAGCGACGAGAGACGAGGGGGGCGAGGTGGCGCTGCGGACCACGCGCCACCGGCGGTGCCGGAGGTGTCCCACCTCGGGTGGGGCCACTGGTACACGCTCAAGGAGCTGGAGACGGCGACCGGGATGTTCTCCGACGAGAACGTGATCGGCGAGGGCGGGTATGGGATCGTGTACCATGGAGTGCTCGAGAACGGCACGCAGGTGGCGGTCAAGAACTTGCTCAACAACAG GGGTCAGGCAGAGAAGGAATTCAAAGTTGAGGTCGAAGCGATTGGGCGTGTGCGACACAAGAACCTTGTGCGCCTTCTAGGATACTGTGCTGAGGGTAATCAGAG GATGCTTGTTTATGAGTATGTCGATAATGGGAACTTGGAACAGTGGCTGCACGGGGACGTTGGACCCGTAAGCCCTCTTACATGGGAGAACAGGATGAAGATTATACTGGGAACAGCAAAAGG GTTGATGTATTTGCATGAGGAACTTGAACCAAAAGTGGTTCACCGTGATGTCAAGTCAAGCAACATCCTTCTGGACAAGCACTGGAACGCTAAGCTCTCAGATTTCGGACTCGCAAAGCTTCTTGGTTCAGAACGGAGTTATGTTACTACACGAGTTATGGGAACTTTCGGGTTAGCTTCTATGCACTGCACTTTTAAGCTTTtagcagaggctgggtctgatGGATGGGTACTAATTTTCTTTAATAATTACAGGTATGTTGCTCCAGAGTACGCGGGGACTGGAATGTTGAATGAAACAAGCGATATATATAGTTTTGGAATTCTCATTATGGAAATAATATCTGGTAGGGTACCAGTGGATTATAACAGGCCACCAGGAGAG GTTAATTTAGTTGATTGGCTTAAGACAATGGTAAGCAGCCGAAATTCTGATGGCGTTGTGGACCCAAAGATCCCCAAGAAGCCTACTTCTAGGTCAGTGAAGAAGGCTTTGCTAGTGGCATTGCGATGTGTAGATCCTGATGCTAGTAAGAGGCCAAGGATTGGGCATGTCATTCACATGCTTGAGGTCGATGATTTCCCGTACAGAGAG GATCGCCGAGGCAACAGAGCACCAGGGCAAGCAAGAGCACCAGAGAAACCGGCAGTTGGATCAGGTGACCATGAGACCGACAGCAGTGCGAATGGTGCCACACAAGCCGAACCCTTCAGATGGAGAAACCCAGATGCCTAG
- the LOC117857316 gene encoding probable serine/threonine-protein kinase At1g01540 isoform X2 encodes MSDSELSQSTVVFGLRMWVLVGIGVGAAFVLLLVLISVLCLLAFRRRRRQRPANAAQQLPTTAPPKDSANVKAPKDIQEVPSHVTATAAAPAKTQLAQVLQLPTPQVSEQIVTGKERRITYPEQQQHPSHRSEGPSPHGSDERRGGRGGAADHAPPAVPEVSHLGWGHWYTLKELETATGMFSDENVIGEGGYGIVYHGVLENGTQVAVKNLLNNRGQAEKEFKVEVEAIGRVRHKNLVRLLGYCAEGNQRMLVYEYVDNGNLEQWLHGDVGPVSPLTWENRMKIILGTAKGLMYLHEELEPKVVHRDVKSSNILLDKHWNAKLSDFGLAKLLGSERSYVTTRVMGTFGYVAPEYAGTGMLNETSDIYSFGILIMEIISGRVPVDYNRPPGEVNLVDWLKTMVSSRNSDGVVDPKIPKKPTSRSVKKALLVALRCVDPDASKRPRIGHVIHMLEVDDFPYREDRRGNRAPGQARAPEKPAVGSGDHETDSSANGATQAEPFRWRNPDA; translated from the exons ATGTCGGACTCGGAGCTGTCCCAGAGCACGGTGGTGTTCGGGCTCCGCATGTGGGTGCTCGTCGGcatcggcgtcggcgccgccttCGTGCTCCTGCTCGTCCTCATCTCCGTCCTCTGCCTCCtcgccttccgccgccgccggcggcagcggccggccaACGCCGCCCAGCAGCTCCCCACCACGGCCCCTCCCAAGGATTCCGCGAATGTCAAGGCGCCCAAGGACATCCAAGAAGTCCCCTCCCAcgtcaccgccaccgccgccgccccggcgaaGACGCAGCTCGCGCAGGTGCTCCAGCTCCCCACGCCACAGGTCTCCGAGCAGATCGTGACAGGCAAGGAACGCCGCATCACGTAcccggagcagcagcagcaccccaGCCACCGGAGCGAGGGGCCTTCGCCGCACGGCAGCGACGAGAGACGAGGGGGGCGAGGTGGCGCTGCGGACCACGCGCCACCGGCGGTGCCGGAGGTGTCCCACCTCGGGTGGGGCCACTGGTACACGCTCAAGGAGCTGGAGACGGCGACCGGGATGTTCTCCGACGAGAACGTGATCGGCGAGGGCGGGTATGGGATCGTGTACCATGGAGTGCTCGAGAACGGCACGCAGGTGGCGGTCAAGAACTTGCTCAACAACAG GGGTCAGGCAGAGAAGGAATTCAAAGTTGAGGTCGAAGCGATTGGGCGTGTGCGACACAAGAACCTTGTGCGCCTTCTAGGATACTGTGCTGAGGGTAATCAGAG GATGCTTGTTTATGAGTATGTCGATAATGGGAACTTGGAACAGTGGCTGCACGGGGACGTTGGACCCGTAAGCCCTCTTACATGGGAGAACAGGATGAAGATTATACTGGGAACAGCAAAAGG GTTGATGTATTTGCATGAGGAACTTGAACCAAAAGTGGTTCACCGTGATGTCAAGTCAAGCAACATCCTTCTGGACAAGCACTGGAACGCTAAGCTCTCAGATTTCGGACTCGCAAAGCTTCTTGGTTCAGAACGGAGTTATGTTACTACACGAGTTATGGGAACTTTCGG GTATGTTGCTCCAGAGTACGCGGGGACTGGAATGTTGAATGAAACAAGCGATATATATAGTTTTGGAATTCTCATTATGGAAATAATATCTGGTAGGGTACCAGTGGATTATAACAGGCCACCAGGAGAG GTTAATTTAGTTGATTGGCTTAAGACAATGGTAAGCAGCCGAAATTCTGATGGCGTTGTGGACCCAAAGATCCCCAAGAAGCCTACTTCTAGGTCAGTGAAGAAGGCTTTGCTAGTGGCATTGCGATGTGTAGATCCTGATGCTAGTAAGAGGCCAAGGATTGGGCATGTCATTCACATGCTTGAGGTCGATGATTTCCCGTACAGAGAG GATCGCCGAGGCAACAGAGCACCAGGGCAAGCAAGAGCACCAGAGAAACCGGCAGTTGGATCAGGTGACCATGAGACCGACAGCAGTGCGAATGGTGCCACACAAGCCGAACCCTTCAGATGGAGAAACCCAGATGCCTAG